Genomic segment of Methanobacterium formicicum:
CATATAAATGGGGAGTAGTATTGATTGCCTGTATGGCAATTTTTATCATTGTTTTAGATTCATCAGCAATGAATGTAGCTATCAGCACCCTGGTTGTGGAATTGAACACCACCGTATCTATTATACAGGGCATAATTGCCATATACGCCCTTATAATTGCTTCTTTTATGTTGTTAGGTAGCAAGATACAGGATATTCTGGGGCGTAAGAAAACATTTCTAATGGGCCTTATCATCTATGCCTGCGGTACAATCACCGCCACTATGAGTATCAATGCCGGGATGCTCCTGTTAGGATGGGCTATTCTGGAAGGTGTTGGTGCGGCCATGATCCTGCCGGCCACCACCACCATTGTGGGATCCAGTTACAAAGGGAAGGACAGAGTTACCGCTTTTGGAATATGGGGTGGTATTGCCGCGGTGGGAGCAGCAGTGGGACCCATAGTTGGGGGGATTTTCACTACCTACCTCAGTTGGAGGCTGGTGTTTGGTTCAGAACTGGTCTTTGTGGCAGGTATACTTATTTTCAGACACTACCTAACTGAATCAGAACCAACCCTTAAATGGAAAGATTTAGATATAGTGGGAGTGTTTTTATCGGTAATTTCCTTGATATTAATAGTTCTGGGCATCCTTTTCCTCACCAGGCCAGAATACTGGAGATATGTCGCAGTCCTGGTTGGATCCGGTTCCATTCTCTTCATTTTATTCCTGTGGTGGCAGAGGAGACGAATTAACAATGGTTTAGAACCATTATCCGATATTACTCTCCTTAAAAATCGTTTATTTGGTCTGGGAACCCTGAACAATGTTATACAGCAGATACCCCTGGCTGGTTTTCTCTTTATTATTCCGGTATTTCTACAGCAGGTAACCAAATTGAATGCCTTTGACACAGGTTTAACTCTTTTACCGGCTTCCATGGTTATCCTTATCTGTTCTCTCCTTGGTGCAAAGTTATCATCCAGGATAGATTCCAAATACGTTTTGATGATTGGATTTTTGATAGCAGCAATCGGGACATTTATACTGAGTGGTGTGTTCAATGTGAATACCCATATGCAGGATCTGATACCGGGAACTGTAGTCTTCGGGGTGGGAATTGGTTTTTTACTTTCTCAGTTAACCAACCTTACCATGGCTGCTGCGGGTAAAGATCAGGAAACAGATGCATCTGGTTTGTTGAACTGTTTTAAAAATCTTGGTTATTCCATGGGAACCGCACTGATCGGGGTTTTACTCTTACTGAGTGTATTCGGTGGCCTTACTGCCGGGATAGAATCCACTGGCCTGGTGGATAACACCACTAAGGATGAGATCCATGATGGTCTCTTCAATTACATGGAAAAAATGCAAACTGGCACTCCCCAAATACCCCCACAACTGGTTCCCTACGCTCCCCGGATCATTGATTCAACCATCAGTTCCGCCATGAGACAGACCTTCACTGTGCTATCATTGATCCTGTTTTTAGGATTTTTTACCAGCCTGTTTATTCCTTCCAGGAAAAATCCCACTTGATTGGTAATGGATCCTCCCTTGGTCATTTATTCATAGTGGGTGGGGGATAAAATGGGGTAGAATTATTAAATAGAAAATAAAAAAAATAATATTAAAGAATTTTAAGGGAGTTGGGAAAAATGAGCAATCAACTAAACGGTATTTTAATGATGGTGTTGGGTGTTATACTGGCAATACTCTACTTTGCATTGCCCACATTCCTGGTGTACACCTACTGGGTAGCAATTATAATAATTATAGTCTACGGTTTTTACACCTACCAGAAAAGGGGATAGTTTTACACCCCTACCTTTTTTTATTTTCCCTATTTTGAACTCTGCCTACCTATTTTAAAATTCAGATTACCTATTCCAAATTCTAAAATATTTAAGTAGATACTATTTATTTAACCATTATTTCCTTGCTAACGGCATTTTCATCTACTTTTAACGCTTTTTCACCGTACCAGCTCACTCCCATGGCACCTAAAGGTGCGGTGAAGAGTATGGCAATTACGGCTATGGCCAGTATCTCCTGCCCGGAAGCCACACCCATAGATAGAGGTATGGCACCTATAGCGGCCTGTACTGTGGCCTTAGGCATGTAGGCTATTATGCAGAATATTTTCTCCTGTAGATTGAGGTTGGAGCCAGCCAGGGCCAGATAAACCCCGGCACTACGGGCGGCCAGACCGATTATGATTATGGTCAGGCCGACCACGGCGAATGATGCCGCCAGGTAGATGTTTACCTGGGCTCCCACCAGGACGAAGAGGAGTATCTCCGCAAATATCCAGATCTTATCGAATTTACTGGATAGCTGCATTCCCAGTTCAGGCATCTTCTCCAGTATAACAAATCCTATGACCATGACCCCTACCAGGGCGGCTATGGGCACCCAGGTACTCAGCACATCCCCCAGATTTTTGAGTATTATGGCTGAGGCCAGGATGATCAGGGTTTTTTCGGTGTTTCGTATGTTGAAACGTTTGAAGAGGTATATCAGGATGACGGCAATGACCAGTCCCAGCAGGATCCCCAGTATAAACTGCAGAGGTATGCTGAATATGGTCACCAGGTAGTTCACCTGCTGGCCTCCGTACATTCCCAGGAATATGGAGAATATGGTTATGGAAACCACATCGTCCACAGAAGCACCGGTCAGGATGATGAGAGGTATTCCCTTACCAGTTCCCATTCTTCTCTTGATAAAGCTGAGCATCTGGGGTACGATGACTGCCGGGGATACTGCCGCTATTATAAAGCCCAACATACCCGCTTCAATAAGGGGTAAGCCTAAGAGGTAGTGGGATACGAAGGTGATGGTTAATCCTTCCACCACATCGGGTATGAAACTCATTTTCACCGCGGACATTCCCACCTTGCGCAGGCTCTCCATATGGATTCCAAAACCTGCCCGTAACAGAATGATGATAAGGGCGATTGCCCTTAAATCCCCCGATATTGCCATTATTGCTTTATCAATCAGGTTAAATCCGTAAGGACCAATCACTATCCCCAGAATGAGCATTCCCAGTAATCCGGGTAATTTGATCCGGTTGAAGAGTTTGCTGGCCAGAAGGCCCAGTAATATTATAATGGCTACGCTAAAGGCCACCGACTGAAATTCCATTTAAAACCACTCCTAGATTTAAATAGTCTGACCAGGAGTGTTTCCCAGCAAGTATTCTACTGTTTCGTGTTTAAATGCATTATTAACCTTCAAGTAAGAAGGGTACTTCAAAATTGAGTTGTATTCTAAAATAGTACTGTCTAACAGGGTCTTTTCACCTAACATTTTCGCATCTTCCATTGTTTTTATAGTTTCCAGGAGTCATCAGCCCTTTTTTTGAGCAGTTTGTGGTGAACCCCATCACCAGTGATAGAGTTAGTGCTATGATTTTCCTGTTATATAAAAATTTTCCAGTATATTGCCATTCTTCGGCCGGCAGGAGAAATTTGCAAAAAAATGATAGTAACCACAATCTTTAAATACTACATGACTTACAGTTATAGTACTGACCGTGAGTCATGAATAGAAATCATGGTCATGATTAGTGGTAGGGATGATAATATGTCACTGGCAAAATGGAAGGAAAGAGAAAGAGAAGAACGTAAAAAGGATATCATCAAGGCAGCCCGGAATTTACTGGCTGAAAAAAACTTTGATGACGTAACCATGGACGAAATAGCCCGGGAAGTTGGACTGGGCAAAAGTACACTTTATCTCTACTTTAAGAATAAAGAATCCCTGTACTTTGCCGTGGTCTTACGCGGTATTCGCATCTGGTATGAATCAGTTAAATCAGAGGTTGAAAAAGGAAATACTGGCTTAGAAAAGTTCATGTTGTACGGAAAAGCAAATAGGACATTTTCTAATAGATATCCTGATTATTTCCGGCTGTTATATTCTCCCACCTCCATTAAAAAAGAATTTGACCCGGATAAGATGAACCGCAGTGAAGAGTTCCAGGAAGTGAGGGAGTTATTCAAAAAAATAATGTCCATAGGAATAGATTCCATACAAAAAGGGATAGATGATGGTGATATCCGGCAAGATGTGGACCCTACCGAAGCAGCTATTCTCTTATCAGTAATATACAATGGTAGGGTGAATATGGGTGACTGGGCTAGAGATTTACTGGAAACCAAGGACATTGATGATGATAAATTTGACAAAGACATAGGAGATTTATTCCTTCACATGTTAAGGAAGTAGAGATAACCTCCAAGCATTCATGACCTACTTAAACTTGTTAAAAATGGTATAACTAAAGGAAAGGTGTTAAAAATGGATTTTAGAATGTTAGGAAACAGTTTAAATGAACTATTGCAATTGGAAAATGAAGCAGTGGCCATAAAATGGTCAGTGCGTCCTCCTCACAATGTGGAGAAAGAGGAAGGTAAATCAAGATTCTGTGCCAAGCTTCAAAAAGCTATAAACGGCGAGGTATTTTATGCCACCCTGGAAGAGGAAGAATGTATGGGTGGGGCCCGATACTCCGGACTTAAGGACATGGCCGAATACCCGGCCAATGTACAGAGCGGGGCATTCATGATCCCCAATGGCCTGTTTAAGGATATTCCGGCAGTACAGCGTTCAAGGGAAAATGAAGAATATATAAATCCGGGAATTTTTAGTGCGATTCTTTTCTCTCCCCTCAGTAAGGCAGAATTCGACCCCGATGTGATTTTCCTGGCCTGCAATGCCCAGCAGGGAATGGAAGTACTCCACGCCAATGCCTATGATTCCGGAGAACATGGACTGGGGGCTGACGCTGCCCCCGTATGTAGTTCCATGGCGGCAGCCCCTTATATGACGGGTAAGGTCACCTATGGATTTGGTGATGTAGGGGCCCGGAGTAACATGGACGTTGACCCCGGAGAGGTTATGGTCAGTATTCCAGCCAGTGCCCTGTCCCGCATTGTTTCTAATTTGAGCCAGATGCGAACTAAAAGGTTTTTCAAGGAAGAATAATCCCATCCCAAATTTGTTACTTTTTATCCTTTTTAAATAGAAACCGGGTAACTAAAAACTCTTGGAGAATGACAACTATAAAAAGGGACACAGAACAATGACTGCAAACTATGAAAACCATCCCCCACTTGGCAAAAAGAAATTAATCATGGTTATGGGTGGATTGATGGTAGGGCTCCTTGTTGCTGCCTTTGATTACTCCATCATGGGGACCACCATGCCCCAGATTATTAACAGCCTGCAGGGAATGGAATATTATGCCTGGCCATTTACCGCCTACATGTTGACTTCCACCATTTCCCTCATCCTCTTTGGTAAATTATCCGATATCTACGGTAGAAAACATGTGCTGATCCTGGGAATCATCATCTTCATTGTAACCTCTGTGCTGTGTGGTTTCTC
This window contains:
- a CDS encoding MFS transporter, which translates into the protein MDDSYKWGVVLIACMAIFIIVLDSSAMNVAISTLVVELNTTVSIIQGIIAIYALIIASFMLLGSKIQDILGRKKTFLMGLIIYACGTITATMSINAGMLLLGWAILEGVGAAMILPATTTIVGSSYKGKDRVTAFGIWGGIAAVGAAVGPIVGGIFTTYLSWRLVFGSELVFVAGILIFRHYLTESEPTLKWKDLDIVGVFLSVISLILIVLGILFLTRPEYWRYVAVLVGSGSILFILFLWWQRRRINNGLEPLSDITLLKNRLFGLGTLNNVIQQIPLAGFLFIIPVFLQQVTKLNAFDTGLTLLPASMVILICSLLGAKLSSRIDSKYVLMIGFLIAAIGTFILSGVFNVNTHMQDLIPGTVVFGVGIGFLLSQLTNLTMAAAGKDQETDASGLLNCFKNLGYSMGTALIGVLLLLSVFGGLTAGIESTGLVDNTTKDEIHDGLFNYMEKMQTGTPQIPPQLVPYAPRIIDSTISSAMRQTFTVLSLILFLGFFTSLFIPSRKNPT
- a CDS encoding cation:proton antiporter: MEFQSVAFSVAIIILLGLLASKLFNRIKLPGLLGMLILGIVIGPYGFNLIDKAIMAISGDLRAIALIIILLRAGFGIHMESLRKVGMSAVKMSFIPDVVEGLTITFVSHYLLGLPLIEAGMLGFIIAAVSPAVIVPQMLSFIKRRMGTGKGIPLIILTGASVDDVVSITIFSIFLGMYGGQQVNYLVTIFSIPLQFILGILLGLVIAVILIYLFKRFNIRNTEKTLIILASAIILKNLGDVLSTWVPIAALVGVMVIGFVILEKMPELGMQLSSKFDKIWIFAEILLFVLVGAQVNIYLAASFAVVGLTIIIIGLAARSAGVYLALAGSNLNLQEKIFCIIAYMPKATVQAAIGAIPLSMGVASGQEILAIAVIAILFTAPLGAMGVSWYGEKALKVDENAVSKEIMVK
- a CDS encoding TetR/AcrR family transcriptional regulator, which gives rise to MSLAKWKEREREERKKDIIKAARNLLAEKNFDDVTMDEIAREVGLGKSTLYLYFKNKESLYFAVVLRGIRIWYESVKSEVEKGNTGLEKFMLYGKANRTFSNRYPDYFRLLYSPTSIKKEFDPDKMNRSEEFQEVRELFKKIMSIGIDSIQKGIDDGDIRQDVDPTEAAILLSVIYNGRVNMGDWARDLLETKDIDDDKFDKDIGDLFLHMLRK
- a CDS encoding DUF169 domain-containing protein, with product MDFRMLGNSLNELLQLENEAVAIKWSVRPPHNVEKEEGKSRFCAKLQKAINGEVFYATLEEEECMGGARYSGLKDMAEYPANVQSGAFMIPNGLFKDIPAVQRSRENEEYINPGIFSAILFSPLSKAEFDPDVIFLACNAQQGMEVLHANAYDSGEHGLGADAAPVCSSMAAAPYMTGKVTYGFGDVGARSNMDVDPGEVMVSIPASALSRIVSNLSQMRTKRFFKEE